A window of the Cannabis sativa cultivar Pink pepper isolate KNU-18-1 chromosome X, ASM2916894v1, whole genome shotgun sequence genome harbors these coding sequences:
- the LOC133032517 gene encoding transcription factor bHLH18-like, producing MDISSVKSLSEKGMNDPNLINPHWHMNSLDEFSSLGENLHHHPHPHSHSHLNFNNVKASSFDNNSHMGIDYRSMMTMKHHKPNGWSSNEINNPVPHQQQVASSPNNLYSFAAGSYDYVIDEMGYVKPKAEALDGLKNNNTTSTFLPSDCVVKVANHQGANCNKRLINSTSTKLSQTKDHILAERKRREKLSQRFIALSAIVPGLKKMDKASVLGDAIKYMKQLQERVKILEEEMRKRNMEAVVFVRKFKLIADKDSNSPPYSSDENYSSFDEPLPEIEARVCDKNVLIRIHCEKKKGVMEKTIVEIEKHHLTIINTSCMTFGTSSLDLTIIAQMNMEFSLTMKDLVKNLRLAFSLFM from the exons ATGGATATTTCTTCTGTCAAAAGTTTATCTGAAAAG GGAATGAATGACCCCAATTTGATTAATCCCCATTGGCATATGAACTCTCTTGATGAGTTCAGCTCACTTGGTGAGAATCTCCATCATCATCCTCATCCTCACTCTCACTCTCACTTAAACTTCAACAATGTCAAAGCTTCCTCTTTTGATAACAATTCTCACATGGGCATAGACTATAGAAGCATGATGACGATGAAACATCACAAACCAAATGGTTGGAGCTCAAACGAGATTAATAACCCAGTACCTCATCAACAACAAGTTGCTTCTTCTCCCAATAACCTTTATTCCTTTGCAGCTGGttcttatgactatgttatagACGAAATGGGTTATGTCAAGCCTAAGGCGGAAGCACTAGATGGTTTGAAGAACAACAACACTACTAGTACTTTTTTACCTTCTGATTGTGTAGTCAAGGTTGCTAATCATCAAGGTGCTAATTGTAATAAGAGGCTCATCAACAGCACAAGCACCAAACTTTCTCAAACAAAAGATCATATTCTAGCTGAAAGGAAAAGGAGGGAGAAGCTCAGCCAAAGATTCATAGCTTTATCTGCCATAGTTCCTGGCCTAAAGAAG ATGGACAAGGCTTCTGTTCTTGGGGATGCTATCAAGTACATGAAGCAGTTACAAGAGAGAGTGAAAATACTAGAGGAAGAGATGAGAAAGAGAAACATGGAAGCAGTAGTCTTTGTAAGGAAATTCAAGCTCATTGCAGATAAAGATAGCAATTCACCACCTTATTCTTCAGATGAGAATTATTCCTCCTTCGATGAGCCACTACCAGAAATTGAAGCAAGAGTTTGTGATAAGAATGTACTAATAAGAATTCACTGTGAGAAAAAGAAAGGGGTTATGGAGAAAACAATTGTTGAGATTGAAAAGCATCACCTAACAATTATCAACACCAGTTGCATGACATTTGGAACTTCTTCTCTTGATTTGACCATTATAGCTCAG ATGAACATGGAGTTCTCCCTTACAATGAAGGATCTAGTCAAGAATCTACGCTTGGCTTTCAGCTTGTTCATGTGA